The Caldalkalibacillus salinus nucleotide sequence TAGTCTTTTTTTACAATGTCTACTTGACAGGGGTAAGCCCAGGTGGCTTTTAGTGTTTATATACTAAGATTCAGTGATTGGGTACTATTATTGCAAAGAAGATAAAAAGAACATCTCTATTTAATATACAGTACAAAGACACTGTTCAGTAAGAAATAACAAATTCAAGAAGAAGTATAGACAAAACTAGAAGCAGGCCCGATAAAGGAAAGCGTGTATAGGTGTGACCGTCCATGGCCGCAGTTTAAAAACTTGAATTGATTCCCCAAGAGGAGGAGTTAATTAATTATGAATAAAATACTGTTCTATGGTATATTGTTAATTTTCTTTCTAGCAGGATGTAGTCATACAAATAAAAATGAATTAAATGAAATTGTTATAAATGAAAATGTGTTTAGTGAACATAGCCAATTCTTTTCCAATTATGGTTGGCATATTAAGACACCTTATAGTGAAAAAACAGAGATAATAAATTATTATCCAGAACGTATAGAATCACTAAAATTATCTGGATTAGACCTTGAGCAATACAAGGGAAAAGAAGTAAAAACAACATCATATGTTTTAGAGGAAGAGCAAATAAACGGAGATAAAGTCTATGTGACGATTTATGAGATTGACGGTGAAATAATTGGTGGCACCGGTGCATTAGAAAATTGGACACCAGGAGGTTTTTCTTTAAATGATAAGAAACGGCTTATTGAAGATAAAGTTATAAGTGAGTAAGTCAAACTTGTTAAGCTAATGAGTAATGAGGAACGGAACTTTATTTTTTATTTTAAGAAGAAAGGGGTTGCCATCCATGGAAACCTCTGACATAGTAGACGACGTTGCCACCGATAATAATATATCTACGTGGTGCTGCGCGGGAAGGATTGGTACCGAACCTGATGGTTTACTTTTGCTTTCTTGTTGTTTTGCAGTTTTTGCATTTGTATTCTGACAAAGGATCATTAACAGCACGAATGCTTAGATTGGAGATAGCAAAAGCTGATGATGTATATATTTCTTGTCAATAATGCTGCCCTAGGGACGATGCACGACAATTATTACGGTGGGATAATGATCACTGGGATAATGTCACTTTGGAGCTTGTAAGTGGCTATTTATTGGGACTGTAGAAATGGAGATTGGTATTTGTTTGTCAGACGTGTTTGGGGTAATGGTTATGCTACCGAAGCTGCACTTGCATGTAAGAAATATGGGTTTGAGCAAATGAATCTATCTAAACTTGTTTCTTTGCCTGATATCAACATTGTCCCTTCTACTAAGGTTGCTAAACGAATCGGTATGAAGGTAGAAAAGATAATTAATAAATGGGGAAAAGGGGTATATGTTTATTCTGTGGCAAAATAATTATTGCTTTCCATTGTAAAGGAAGCCTTGGAATATGAACCAGGAAAGAATGTGTTAAATGAAGGTTATATACCTATTGCAAGCTGTTCACACGTAAGTGGAGGGATGATGGTGACCCTCCTGTATATAGGATATATCATGATGATACAACTAGGACCAAAGTATCTAATAGTTTATCTGAGTTTCTGAAGCGCGGAAGGGTAGTTTAAAAATTAATAATTCAGATACAAAACAGCATCCGATTGGGGAATACGCTAGGATTAATTAATTTTATTAACCTGTTTTTTAGACTTTACAATGGTTTTTTCTTTTGCTTTTTCATTCTTATCTCCCATAGATAGCAAAAGAATGGAGATAATCAATATGAAGGCACCAGCTGTATTTTTAACAGTTAACTCAATTGGGAAAAAGGGGTAAGAAATAAACGCTAGTAATAAGGGACTAAAAGCTCTGGTCACATTAGCAATAGAAAATCGCAAATACCTTAGCGCTTCGTATAATAATATTGTCCCAAGGAATCCTCCGAAAAGTGTTGATAGGACTAAATATCCAACTCCTTCGAATGTATAATGTCCATCAAAAAGTTCCCCCTTGATGATGGAGTAGCTCAAGATAAAAAATAAAGATATACAATTATTGGTAAACATAATAGAGTTAGAGCTCTTTTGCTTAGACATCGACTTTTTGATAAAAATATTTGTTAGTGCAAAGAAGAATGTATATAATATAGCGAAAAAACTCCCGATTAAATGATTGGTGTAATTACCACCTGTCTCAACAAACAGAAAAGTACCAAGCATAGCAAAAATGATGAAAAACGTTTCTTTCTTAGACAGTTTTTCATTGAGAAAAATGACGGCTAAAATCACAGCAAACACCGTATAGAACCTTCCTAAGAAACCAATCTCCACCGGTGAAAGTAAATCAATGCTTAAAAACAAAAAGATGATTCCCATAGCATTAAAAACAGCTGACAGTATTATATTTTTTTCCAAATATAGTGTTACATATTTCTTAGTAAAGAGACCAAATAAAAAACAGGCTGCGATGATTGTCAAAACGTTTATAAGTGCTGCTTTAGCAGGAGAAATTTGTAGCAGTCCAAACTTCGATAATAAAGGCCCAATCGCTAACATGAAAACCGAGAGGACATTAAATAGATGCCCTTTTTGTAAATCACTCATTATGTTCACCATCCAATCATTGGTTTTTGGTTTGCTCATTCATTCAAACGACTATGTTTACATACGTTGATTATATTTGATAAACGGAGAATAAAAAGTGTAAATGATTCGTAGTCGTTTCACCTTTTTAATCGGAGGCTCAGCAATGAAGCTAGTTGAATATTACATTAGACTTTTTATGACGTTTGCTGACATCAAGACAGATCATCAAACGAGGGTATCCAGACAGACGATTAGCAAAGAGTTGGACTGTTCAGAACGGAATGTTATTCACGTATTAAACAAAATGGAGGAAAAACAGTGGATTAAGGTCGTGAGGGGAAAGGGAAGAGGACATACGACTAGTATTACTTTTTTAAAGTCACTCGAAGAAATGTTTGAGTGCTATGAAAAATGCTCTCCTAAAACGGTAGATATAGAACGTCTCATATCAATAATAGAGGGTCATCCGCAATTAAATGAAAGACACCAACTCATCAGTACGTTTTTTCATAAGCTATTTGGTATTGATAAAAGGTTCGCACAGGATGTCCAATTCGAAAATGAGTACGAGTATTTAAAAATACCCTATTATAGGTCTCTGTACGCCTTAGACCCCTCACAAGTCGAAAGGCAAACAGAAAGACATATAGTCAAACAGTTATTTAATACATTAGTGACATTTAACGAAGAAAGGAAGGAAGTAGAACCGTGTCTTTCTCATTATTGGGAGATTGATCATGAAGGAAAGACGTTCACTTTCTATCTAAGAAAAGGGGTTTCGTTTCACGATACAAGTAGTTTTGGAGCAGAGGATGTCAAGTTCACGTTTGAAAGATTAAAGAAAACACCATCTAGATGGATCGTTCAAGGCTTGGATAAGATTAAGTGTATGGGGAAGTACGTGATTCAATTCACCTTTACTCAGCCTTCTTATCACTGGCTGCACCTGATCACTTCACCGAAATGTTCCATTGTTCCTTATCATTATGCTAACAAATCCACTGAACAGTTTTCTAAACGCCCCATTGGGACCGGGC carries:
- a CDS encoding DUF4830 domain-containing protein is translated as MNKILFYGILLIFFLAGCSHTNKNELNEIVINENVFSEHSQFFSNYGWHIKTPYSEKTEIINYYPERIESLKLSGLDLEQYKGKEVKTTSYVLEEEQINGDKVYVTIYEIDGEIIGGTGALENWTPGGFSLNDKKRLIEDKVISE
- a CDS encoding GNAT family N-acetyltransferase: MAIYWDCRNGDWYLFVRRVWGNGYATEAALACKKYGFEQMNLSKLVSLPDINIVPSTKVAKRIGMKVEKIINKWGKGVYVYSVAK
- a CDS encoding DMT family transporter, whose protein sequence is MSKPKTNDWMVNIMSDLQKGHLFNVLSVFMLAIGPLLSKFGLLQISPAKAALINVLTIIAACFLFGLFTKKYVTLYLEKNIILSAVFNAMGIIFLFLSIDLLSPVEIGFLGRFYTVFAVILAVIFLNEKLSKKETFFIIFAMLGTFLFVETGGNYTNHLIGSFFAILYTFFFALTNIFIKKSMSKQKSSNSIMFTNNCISLFFILSYSIIKGELFDGHYTFEGVGYLVLSTLFGGFLGTILLYEALRYLRFSIANVTRAFSPLLLAFISYPFFPIELTVKNTAGAFILIISILLLSMGDKNEKAKEKTIVKSKKQVNKIN